One genomic window of Leptotrichia shahii includes the following:
- a CDS encoding ATP-grasp domain-containing protein, giving the protein MNFVYISPQFPKTNWEFCDRLKKNGVNILGIADIEYDQLDQKLKDSLTEYYKVSSLENYDEVLKAVAFFTHKYGKIDWLESNNEYWLAQDAQLRSDFNITTGIKADKIANIKEKSKMKKAYKKAGIPSADFSLVTTLAKAKKFIEKVGYPVVTKPDNGVGASDTHKIKNEDELKAFFENRNKDIKYIMEEYVDGDLVSYDAIIDSNGNPLFETGIFEPAIMDVVNDGLDVFYYVEKEMSEKLLDAGRKSIKGFGVKSRFVHLEFFKLNKDKDGLGKKGDYIGLEANMRPAGGYTPDMYNYANNTDVYQVWADMVAFDKIEKANLNEDLEKNYCVYASRRDNNNYVHSHDEIKQKYGNAIVMDERMPDIFAGAMGNYMYTAKFATKEEMEEFINFVHEKA; this is encoded by the coding sequence ATGAATTTCGTTTATATTTCACCACAATTTCCAAAAACAAACTGGGAATTTTGTGATAGATTGAAAAAGAATGGAGTAAATATATTAGGGATAGCAGATATTGAGTATGATCAATTGGATCAAAAATTAAAGGACAGCTTGACTGAATATTATAAAGTTTCTAGTCTTGAAAATTATGATGAAGTATTGAAGGCGGTGGCTTTTTTTACTCATAAATACGGAAAAATAGACTGGCTTGAGTCAAATAACGAATATTGGCTTGCACAAGATGCACAACTTCGTTCAGACTTTAATATTACAACAGGAATAAAAGCGGATAAGATTGCTAATATTAAAGAAAAATCAAAAATGAAAAAGGCATATAAAAAAGCAGGAATACCATCCGCAGATTTTTCATTGGTAACAACACTTGCAAAGGCAAAAAAATTTATTGAAAAAGTTGGGTATCCAGTTGTAACTAAGCCTGACAACGGAGTTGGAGCGAGCGATACTCATAAAATTAAAAATGAAGATGAGTTAAAGGCATTTTTTGAAAATCGTAATAAAGATATAAAATATATTATGGAAGAGTATGTTGATGGAGATCTTGTATCTTATGATGCCATTATTGACTCTAATGGTAATCCTCTTTTTGAAACTGGTATATTTGAACCTGCAATTATGGATGTTGTAAATGACGGGCTTGATGTTTTTTATTATGTGGAAAAGGAAATGTCTGAAAAATTGCTGGATGCAGGAAGAAAATCTATAAAAGGATTTGGAGTGAAAAGCAGATTTGTTCACTTGGAATTTTTTAAACTTAATAAAGATAAAGATGGATTAGGTAAAAAAGGTGATTATATTGGGCTGGAAGCAAATATGCGACCAGCGGGAGGATATACTCCTGACATGTACAACTATGCCAATAATACAGATGTTTACCAAGTTTGGGCTGATATGGTGGCTTTTGATAAAATTGAAAAAGCTAATCTAAATGAAGATTTAGAAAAAAATTACTGTGTTTATGCCAGCCGTCGTGATAACAATAATTATGTTCATTCACATGACGAAATTAAACAAAAATATGGAAATGCAATTGTAATGGACGAAAGAATGCCTGATATTTTTGCAGGAGCAATGGGAAATTATATGTATACAGCAAAATTTGCTACAAAAGAGGAAATGGAAGAGTTTATAAACTTTGTACATGAAAAAGCATAA
- a CDS encoding epoxyqueuosine reductase QueH codes for MTNKENFIEKDIKNAKEILEKMNPNQKINYHTILTKLISDWESKNIRPKIMIHSCCAPCSTYTLEFLTQYADVTVLFANNNIHPKAEYEKRALVQEEFINKFNERTGNNVGFIEDEYKPADFYRAVKGLENEKEGGERCTVCFQMRLDIVAKKAQELGFDYFGSALTLSPHKNSQLINTLGLEIQEIFDVNYLPSDFKKNNGYKRSVDMCAEYDVYRQCYCGCIFAALDQGIDLNEYK; via the coding sequence ATGACAAATAAAGAAAATTTTATTGAAAAGGATATAAAAAATGCAAAAGAAATTTTAGAAAAAATGAATCCAAATCAAAAAATTAATTATCATACGATTTTAACAAAATTGATTTCAGATTGGGAAAGTAAAAATATTCGTCCCAAAATAATGATTCACAGCTGCTGTGCACCTTGCAGTACCTATACTTTGGAATTCCTTACACAATATGCTGATGTAACTGTGCTGTTTGCTAATAACAATATTCATCCTAAAGCTGAATATGAGAAAAGGGCCTTGGTGCAGGAGGAATTTATAAATAAATTTAATGAAAGAACTGGAAATAATGTGGGGTTTATTGAAGATGAATATAAGCCGGCTGATTTTTATCGGGCTGTGAAAGGTTTGGAAAACGAAAAAGAAGGTGGAGAAAGATGTACTGTCTGCTTTCAAATGAGATTAGATATTGTTGCAAAAAAGGCCCAAGAATTGGGATTTGATTATTTTGGAAGTGCATTAACATTAAGCCCTCATAAAAATAGCCAGTTGATAAACACTCTTGGATTAGAGATTCAAGAAATTTTTGATGTAAATTATTTGCCGTCAGATTTTAAGAAAAATAATGGATATAAGCGTTCTGTAGATATGTGTGCAGAATATGATGTTTATCGTCAATGTTATTGTGGATGTATTTTTGCGGCATTAGATCAAGGGATTGACTTGAATGAGTATAAATAA
- a CDS encoding pyridoxal phosphate-dependent aminotransferase produces the protein MKNFSDRVLNMHYSPIRKLVPYIDEAKRNGVKVYQLHIGQPDVETPDTFFEGLNNYKEKIVKYTNSAGIIELRESFSKSYKKVEIDLLPEEILITQGGSEAIQITLQTLCNPGDEVLVPEPYYTNYDSFLRIADAKLIPIETSIENHYHLPAREEIEKLITPRTKAIMFSNPSNPTGIVFRPEETELIKEIAIKYDLYIITDEVYRQFIYDEEIAKSYQSFMSIPEIEDRVILVDSISKHYSATGARIGVIASKNKDFMAQALKFCQARLSVSTIEQYASTNLINTLDTYIDNTKLEYKVRRDMIYNNITKIPGVVTYKPSSSLYLIAELPVDDIEKFAIWLLTEFRYENQTLSFAPGPGFYTTPGKGMKEARFSFCTHNLIEIENGMKVLKKALKEYNKINK, from the coding sequence ATGAAAAATTTTTCAGATAGAGTTTTAAATATGCACTATTCACCGATTAGAAAATTAGTTCCATACATTGATGAAGCTAAAAGGAATGGAGTAAAAGTGTATCAATTACATATTGGACAACCTGATGTAGAAACTCCAGATACATTTTTTGAAGGATTGAATAACTATAAGGAAAAAATCGTAAAATATACAAATTCAGCTGGAATAATAGAACTTAGAGAGTCATTTTCTAAATCTTATAAAAAAGTTGAAATTGATCTTTTACCAGAAGAAATTTTGATTACTCAAGGTGGAAGTGAGGCAATTCAAATTACACTTCAAACCCTTTGTAATCCTGGGGATGAAGTTTTAGTACCAGAACCATATTATACAAATTATGACAGTTTTTTGAGAATTGCAGATGCAAAATTAATTCCAATTGAAACTTCGATTGAAAATCATTATCATTTACCAGCAAGAGAAGAAATTGAAAAATTAATTACACCAAGAACTAAGGCAATAATGTTTTCTAATCCAAGTAATCCGACAGGGATTGTTTTTAGGCCTGAGGAAACGGAATTAATAAAAGAAATTGCGATAAAATATGATTTATACATAATTACAGATGAAGTTTACAGACAATTTATTTATGACGAAGAAATTGCAAAAAGTTATCAATCATTTATGTCAATTCCAGAAATTGAAGACAGAGTGATTCTTGTAGACAGTATTTCTAAGCACTATAGTGCAACTGGAGCAAGAATTGGTGTTATTGCTTCTAAAAATAAAGATTTTATGGCACAAGCACTAAAATTTTGTCAAGCTAGATTATCAGTTTCAACAATTGAGCAATATGCTAGTACAAACTTGATAAATACTTTGGATACGTATATTGACAATACAAAGTTAGAGTATAAAGTTAGAAGAGATATGATTTACAATAATATTACTAAAATACCTGGTGTCGTAACGTACAAACCAAGCAGTTCATTGTATTTAATCGCTGAATTACCTGTAGATGACATCGAAAAATTTGCAATTTGGTTATTGACTGAATTTAGGTATGAAAATCAGACATTATCATTTGCACCAGGGCCTGGATTTTATACAACACCTGGAAAAGGAATGAAAGAAGCAAGATTTTCATTTTGCACTCATAACTTGATTGAAATTGAAAATGGAATGAAAGTACTGAAAAAGGCATTAAAAGAATATAACAAAATAAATAAATAG
- a CDS encoding N-acetylmuramoyl-L-alanine amidase: protein MKKNIANLLFLISVLSVGNILNANNQDISKDVKKPIEIRIDDNGQVIRDQSGSSKNNNNNGQSGQNARISTDAQRGGTETISNSAGTIKVDASYSSQGQDYRQKFIILHYTAGNRESSLKTLTKNEVSAHYMVSDNKSEPVYSLVDENKRAWHAGVSDWKGRNNLNDTSIGIEIVNDGDVSGTFVPYKDFQIKEVAVLVKYLADKYEIPATNILGHSDIAPQRKSDPGPLFPWRELYTQYNIGMWYDNETKNNYEREYETKLSMTPVSDVQRELNKFGYGISITGSWDKQTKNVIKAFQHHFRPSNYNGEMDVETFAILKALNEKYNNKK, encoded by the coding sequence ATGAAAAAAAATATAGCAAATTTATTATTTTTAATATCAGTACTGTCTGTTGGAAATATATTAAATGCGAATAATCAAGATATTTCAAAAGATGTAAAGAAACCAATAGAAATACGTATTGATGATAATGGACAAGTGATAAGGGATCAGTCTGGTTCCAGCAAAAATAACAATAATAATGGACAAAGTGGTCAAAATGCCCGTATAAGCACAGATGCCCAAAGGGGGGGAACTGAAACAATATCAAATTCAGCAGGAACAATTAAAGTTGACGCTTCATATAGCTCTCAAGGACAAGATTATAGACAAAAATTTATAATTCTACATTATACAGCTGGAAACAGGGAATCATCTTTAAAAACATTAACTAAAAATGAAGTAAGCGCACATTATATGGTTTCAGACAATAAATCAGAACCTGTTTATTCATTAGTGGATGAAAATAAGAGAGCCTGGCATGCTGGAGTCAGTGATTGGAAAGGAAGAAATAATTTAAATGATACTTCAATTGGAATTGAAATTGTAAATGATGGTGATGTGAGCGGTACATTTGTTCCGTATAAAGATTTTCAAATAAAAGAAGTTGCTGTTTTAGTTAAATACTTGGCTGATAAATATGAAATCCCAGCAACAAATATCTTGGGACATTCAGATATTGCACCACAAAGAAAATCTGATCCAGGTCCACTATTTCCTTGGAGGGAACTATATACTCAGTATAATATTGGAATGTGGTATGACAACGAGACAAAAAATAACTATGAAAGAGAATATGAAACTAAACTAAGTATGACACCTGTTTCTGACGTTCAAAGAGAATTAAACAAATTTGGATACGGCATTAGTATAACAGGTTCTTGGGATAAACAAACTAAAAACGTAATAAAAGCATTCCAGCATCATTTTAGACCATCAAATTACAACGGAGAAATGGATGTTGAAACATTTGCTATTTTAAAAGCATTAAATGAAAAATATAATAATAAGAAATAA
- a CDS encoding tetratricopeptide repeat protein yields the protein MGIFDFFKSSEKKDKEKEKEIVNNEDNNNKNIQIRRKIYDITNNESEMMESGNYSDDFKDISYYDDFGKEFKMPKKDWLDKKLYPSIRKNWNNMDGLYPIIQDSFSKGIYTEVKEAVLRFYASDENFERKLILLGTYHTKTGAYQNALELYEKNLNIDNITEGLCIAYAEVLELCGKAPEAERKYYDALEINPNSATAFKKYFDIVKRRNIKEYESKLEKLSEINGNWRAKMMRAIVFFKKGDKESGNYFLINAMKESGYNSEVMYIASSIYILNELYDEFRQYVLAYYNPEKHNAYTALNVLKYYKVRNLYKEGLELCKFTSKFPWIEHYKKFMYYEDYFWKMKVNSESGHNNENVNVANRFFSTNKPIWYYEFNHPEFMLNQKRRVKPNVLILTFTSIGEKSELAENLAVSLPLHLNENLHYKTNLNYQLAIAYNKESLFVSKKRYSIDYMKLIRQQNNNLNFVLAGNILKMPNVEKYEIEIYLYDTFNEQKSTLVNKIYDENNVYSVQNDLLKAVSTFFERDFSIKYERNLNNLVLFSPKLKFLIQSKNHKEHQSWRYKKLLSDQIDVVLEDRNNDLKKINLLALLCEIKQTNSQLLKFQKPLIYSMNIHGIFETQTLKILAPIIFKIYDDDVNFQANIEALNITDSNYLSWINKFSGE from the coding sequence ATGGGGATTTTTGATTTTTTTAAATCTTCCGAAAAGAAAGATAAGGAAAAGGAAAAAGAAATAGTCAATAATGAGGATAATAATAATAAAAATATTCAAATTAGAAGAAAAATCTACGATATTACAAATAATGAATCAGAAATGATGGAGAGCGGAAATTATTCTGATGACTTTAAAGATATTTCCTATTATGATGATTTTGGAAAAGAATTTAAGATGCCCAAAAAGGACTGGCTTGATAAAAAACTATATCCATCTATAAGGAAAAACTGGAATAATATGGATGGACTATATCCAATAATTCAAGATTCCTTTTCAAAAGGAATCTATACAGAAGTAAAGGAAGCTGTGTTAAGATTCTATGCATCTGATGAAAATTTTGAAAGAAAGTTAATTTTGCTTGGAACTTACCATACGAAAACAGGGGCTTATCAGAATGCACTTGAGCTATATGAAAAAAATTTGAATATTGACAACATTACAGAGGGACTTTGCATAGCTTATGCAGAAGTTTTGGAACTTTGTGGAAAGGCTCCGGAAGCTGAGAGAAAATATTATGATGCACTCGAAATTAATCCAAATTCAGCAACGGCATTTAAAAAATACTTTGATATTGTTAAACGAAGAAATATTAAGGAATATGAAAGTAAACTTGAAAAATTATCTGAAATAAATGGAAATTGGCGTGCCAAAATGATGAGAGCTATAGTTTTCTTTAAAAAAGGTGATAAAGAAAGCGGAAATTATTTTTTAATAAATGCTATGAAAGAATCTGGATATAATTCTGAAGTAATGTATATTGCCTCAAGCATTTATATTCTCAATGAATTATATGATGAATTTAGACAATATGTTTTAGCATATTATAATCCTGAAAAACATAATGCCTATACTGCTTTAAATGTTCTTAAATATTATAAAGTAAGAAATCTCTATAAAGAAGGACTTGAGTTATGTAAATTTACATCAAAATTTCCTTGGATTGAACACTATAAGAAATTTATGTATTATGAAGATTATTTTTGGAAAATGAAAGTGAATTCTGAAAGTGGACATAATAATGAAAATGTTAATGTTGCAAATAGATTTTTTTCAACAAATAAACCAATATGGTATTATGAATTTAATCATCCAGAATTTATGTTGAATCAAAAAAGACGTGTAAAGCCAAATGTTCTTATATTAACATTTACTTCAATAGGAGAAAAATCAGAGTTAGCTGAAAATCTAGCAGTTTCATTGCCGCTGCATTTAAATGAAAACTTACATTATAAGACAAATTTGAATTATCAATTGGCAATAGCTTATAATAAAGAAAGTTTATTTGTATCTAAAAAACGCTATAGTATAGATTATATGAAACTTATAAGACAGCAAAACAACAATTTGAATTTTGTTCTTGCAGGAAATATTTTAAAAATGCCAAATGTAGAAAAATATGAAATTGAAATTTATCTTTATGATACGTTTAATGAGCAAAAGTCAACTTTAGTTAATAAAATTTATGATGAAAATAATGTATACAGTGTTCAAAATGATTTATTAAAAGCTGTAAGTACTTTTTTTGAAAGAGATTTTTCCATAAAATATGAGAGAAACTTAAATAATTTAGTTTTATTCTCGCCTAAATTAAAATTTTTGATACAAAGTAAAAATCATAAGGAACATCAGTCATGGAGATATAAAAAACTTCTCTCGGATCAGATTGATGTAGTGCTTGAAGATAGAAATAATGATCTAAAAAAAATAAATCTTTTAGCACTTCTATGTGAAATAAAGCAGACAAATAGCCAGCTTTTGAAATTCCAAAAACCTCTTATTTATAGCATGAATATTCACGGCATATTTGAAACCCAAACGTTAAAAATACTTGCACCAATTATATTTAAAATATATGATGATGACGTTAATTTTCAAGCAAACATAGAGGCTCTAAATATTACAGATTCAAATTATTTGAGCTGGATAAATAAATTTTCGGGGGAATAA